From the genome of Hallerella porci, one region includes:
- a CDS encoding TolC family protein has translation MKTLAWCGILVACAVAEPLTWDKLVASADEDPVIQASQKKQTAIGGRSCTRLWDDLEFEYTLDGFGFLEHDFELKIKPKAFGEGSADEAYWKSQAEYQRALMNYDRSAVMFERYEHALRYVLRQQIRLIHEQLAQIAADRIEVLQALAGSETFRLQDLVTAMEEQAAISAKLVADSNSMNDSKLKLLSFVKGYDSVSIDSNFLPTIDELKSILKDMPMDAEKYADVAAAKAKWLVNEKKAGQDAAGERNFISKIGVGYKYVHAKYKYKWVTQSCSGSSCTEEWQLQRTDDDRRTQDKFYASVAIRLPFFSGNDNSNLKRQIDVLESERDYQEAKRDLSQKVERLREEILGLIAERDVQQKFVEQVDQGALFEDFATKAGNDPLLLLRAKESSLQSQLKIVQLDMDIFTIYLDMLDRMGALARTDVTNHLKAGPAK, from the coding sequence ATGAAAACTTTAGCTTGGTGCGGGATTCTCGTGGCATGCGCTGTCGCGGAGCCTCTCACGTGGGACAAGCTCGTTGCGTCTGCGGATGAAGATCCCGTTATTCAGGCTTCGCAAAAGAAGCAGACTGCTATCGGGGGCCGTTCTTGCACCAGACTTTGGGATGATCTCGAGTTTGAATATACGCTCGACGGTTTTGGATTCCTTGAACATGATTTCGAGTTGAAGATCAAGCCGAAGGCGTTTGGCGAAGGATCCGCGGATGAAGCTTACTGGAAGAGCCAGGCGGAGTATCAGCGTGCGCTGATGAACTACGACCGTTCCGCAGTGATGTTTGAACGTTATGAACACGCTCTGCGTTACGTGCTGCGCCAGCAGATCCGTTTGATCCATGAACAGCTCGCTCAGATCGCCGCGGACCGCATTGAAGTCTTGCAGGCGCTGGCGGGTTCTGAAACCTTTCGTTTGCAGGACCTGGTGACGGCGATGGAAGAACAGGCTGCGATCAGTGCAAAGCTCGTGGCGGATTCGAACTCGATGAACGATTCGAAACTCAAGCTCCTTTCGTTTGTGAAGGGATACGATTCCGTTTCGATCGATTCGAATTTTCTTCCGACGATAGATGAGCTGAAGAGTATTCTGAAGGACATGCCGATGGATGCGGAAAAGTACGCCGACGTCGCCGCCGCGAAAGCCAAGTGGCTGGTGAACGAAAAGAAGGCGGGCCAGGACGCGGCCGGTGAACGCAATTTCATATCGAAGATCGGCGTCGGCTACAAGTACGTGCATGCAAAGTACAAGTACAAATGGGTGACGCAGTCCTGCTCTGGTTCTTCTTGCACAGAAGAATGGCAGTTGCAGCGTACTGACGACGACCGCAGAACTCAAGACAAGTTCTATGCTTCTGTCGCTATTCGTTTGCCGTTCTTCTCGGGAAACGACAATTCGAACCTCAAGCGCCAGATTGACGTTCTCGAAAGCGAACGCGACTACCAGGAAGCGAAGCGCGATTTGAGCCAGAAGGTGGAACGCTTGCGTGAAGAAATCCTCGGCCTGATCGCGGAACGCGATGTGCAGCAGAAGTTCGTGGAACAGGTGGACCAGGGCGCGCTCTTCGAAGACTTTGCGACGAAGGCGGGCAACGATCCTCTTCTTCTTTTGCGCGCCAAGGAAAGCTCCTTGCAGAGCCAGCTGAAGATTGTTCAGCTCGATATGGACATCTTTACCATCTACTTGGATATGCTCGACAGAATGGGTGCGCTTGCGCGTACCGATGTGACGAATCATTTGAAAGCGGGACCTGCAAAATGA
- a CDS encoding HlyD family secretion protein, producing the protein MGFSKKLDELADLNSSRFHAIESHKMLIAWIFAVASIIALGYFFHGQKIVFSGIAEAAETTVSMPEAVEVVKIHVIPGQEVQAGDTLVELSRPDLAVRMNELTRELDALEGRTNLNSADIDQKVASIQSDLNIKRNTILLEIDKLSQQYEQNKAISSKLKSISTSIKTDSSNGILLSIRNLKQELKIAESNAASQIRLLRGSKGLAKSSNKTEAEALRREMDILKQQQQELTIIAKEGWVVATVEARDGEKISSYNPIITLTHKAVTLVRGYINEKVYTRIQVGDAIEVISGSGERMDGEVLGMSSRIVPYPIRLLKMVDMPLYGREVMIRVPDKNGLLLGEKVTIAEKSKMPKILENSAIQGGHE; encoded by the coding sequence ATGGGTTTCTCTAAAAAATTAGACGAATTGGCAGATCTGAACTCTTCGCGTTTTCATGCAATCGAATCGCACAAGATGCTTATCGCTTGGATTTTTGCGGTCGCGTCGATTATTGCCCTCGGTTATTTTTTCCACGGTCAGAAGATTGTGTTCTCGGGTATTGCGGAAGCTGCGGAAACGACTGTCAGTATGCCGGAAGCGGTAGAAGTCGTGAAAATTCACGTGATTCCTGGTCAGGAAGTTCAGGCGGGCGATACGCTTGTGGAACTCAGCCGTCCGGATCTTGCTGTGCGTATGAACGAGCTTACCCGTGAACTCGACGCTCTCGAAGGCCGTACCAATTTGAATTCGGCGGACATCGATCAGAAGGTGGCGAGCATTCAATCGGATTTGAACATCAAGCGCAATACGATTCTTCTTGAAATTGACAAGCTCAGTCAGCAGTACGAACAGAACAAGGCGATTTCTTCGAAGCTCAAGAGCATTTCGACTTCGATCAAGACAGACAGCTCGAACGGTATTCTGCTTTCCATTCGCAATCTGAAGCAGGAATTGAAAATTGCGGAATCGAATGCCGCTTCCCAGATCCGTCTTCTGCGCGGTAGCAAGGGCCTTGCAAAGTCCAGCAACAAGACAGAAGCCGAAGCGCTCCGCCGCGAAATGGACATCCTGAAGCAGCAACAGCAGGAACTGACGATCATCGCCAAGGAAGGCTGGGTCGTGGCGACTGTGGAAGCGCGTGACGGCGAAAAAATTTCGAGCTACAACCCGATCATCACTTTGACGCACAAGGCGGTGACTCTCGTGCGCGGCTACATCAACGAAAAGGTGTACACCCGCATCCAGGTCGGTGACGCGATCGAAGTGATCAGCGGTTCCGGTGAACGCATGGATGGTGAAGTGCTTGGGATGTCGAGCCGCATCGTTCCGTATCCGATCCGTTTGCTTAAGATGGTCGATATGCCGCTCTACGGTCGTGAAGTGATGATTCGCGTTCCGGACAAGAACGGTCTCCTTCTCGGCGAAAAAGTGACGATTGCGGAAAAAAGCAAAATGCCGAAGATCTTGGAAAACTCTGCGATCCAGGGAGGTCATGAATGA
- a CDS encoding DUF4956 domain-containing protein, whose protein sequence is MLDLLTVQSSAAYPTVITMVYTLLLAFVCSTAIGFTYEHTFLGLSYSRNFVQALVLSSVVAATVMQAIGDNVGRGLGMLGALSIVRFRTSFKDPRDIMFLFAALGAGIGCGVFAWGIAAGGTFTFCVIAFVLSRSGLGTKNFFDGMLRFAMPNNSESRAQLEKIMRANIKTFVLITMREVDGGERIDVAYQVRLRRKRPANEVLKELTLVPGISDIHFMMQDATTEV, encoded by the coding sequence ATGCTTGACCTTTTGACCGTTCAGTCCAGTGCTGCTTATCCTACCGTCATCACGATGGTTTATACTTTGCTTCTCGCTTTCGTCTGTTCGACGGCGATTGGTTTTACCTACGAGCACACTTTCCTCGGGCTTTCATATTCGCGAAATTTTGTCCAGGCGCTAGTCCTCAGTTCTGTCGTCGCTGCGACGGTGATGCAAGCCATCGGCGATAACGTCGGGCGCGGGCTTGGGATGCTCGGTGCGCTTTCCATCGTTCGATTCAGAACGAGCTTCAAGGATCCGCGTGATATCATGTTCCTGTTTGCGGCACTCGGCGCGGGCATCGGCTGCGGTGTGTTTGCCTGGGGTATCGCTGCGGGTGGAACCTTTACCTTTTGTGTAATCGCTTTTGTGCTTTCCCGTTCGGGACTCGGTACCAAGAATTTCTTCGACGGTATGCTCCGTTTTGCAATGCCGAATAATTCGGAATCCCGCGCTCAGTTAGAAAAGATTATGCGGGCGAATATCAAGACATTTGTGCTGATTACGATGCGAGAGGTGGACGGAGGAGAACGCATTGATGTAGCCTACCAGGTTCGACTGCGCCGCAAGCGCCCGGCAAATGAAGTGCTGAAGGAGCTGACTCTGGTCCCGGGCATTTCGGACATTCACTTCATGATGCAAGACGCGACGACGGAAGTGTAG
- the nhaA gene encoding Na+/H+ antiporter NhaA, with translation MAEKEVLGTDMPRAAIDKFVAPVQRFLKVESTAGIGLIVVTFLALLWANLSNETYNAFWHLPFDFHIGSWSLGKALGDHAPSIGWLVNDALMTIFFFSVGLEVKGEIVQGELHDVRKALLPILAAIGGMIFPALIYLILCPGEAHHGWGIPMATDIAFTVGCMALLGSRIPHGLRVMILTLAIADDIGSIIVVAVGYSSGVQWSALAIAAIFLFLTWLSFKVGIRNLFVHGVLAIVAWFCFVQSGVHPTICGVIIGLLTPVTPMVAKTYMDRLIVTVGDAVKENRPMTNDQRKEVLDMLERTSRESGSLQGRLNTHLQPWVNFVIMPLFALANAGVVIEPKAISAVTFSVALGLLIGKPLGIFLVSFAAIKAKICRLPNGVNWRILLGGGMLAGIGFTMSLFVASLAFDDPAHAHFLAAAKVGILSGSFASAILGVIYMKLISKPSAAAEVPAGPTE, from the coding sequence ATGGCAGAAAAAGAAGTCCTCGGAACAGATATGCCGCGTGCGGCAATCGATAAATTTGTAGCTCCGGTTCAGCGATTCCTCAAAGTGGAATCCACTGCGGGCATTGGTCTTATCGTTGTGACATTTTTAGCTCTTCTTTGGGCGAATTTATCCAACGAAACCTATAACGCTTTCTGGCATTTACCATTTGATTTTCATATCGGTTCTTGGAGCTTAGGCAAAGCCCTCGGCGATCACGCTCCGAGCATCGGCTGGCTTGTTAACGATGCGTTAATGACGATTTTCTTCTTCTCTGTCGGCTTGGAAGTGAAAGGTGAAATTGTTCAAGGTGAATTGCACGATGTGCGGAAAGCTTTGCTCCCGATTCTCGCCGCTATCGGCGGAATGATTTTCCCCGCTCTCATTTATCTTATCCTTTGCCCGGGCGAAGCTCATCACGGTTGGGGAATCCCGATGGCTACGGATATCGCCTTTACCGTTGGCTGTATGGCTCTTCTCGGTTCCCGCATTCCGCACGGCTTACGCGTGATGATTTTGACCCTCGCAATTGCAGACGATATCGGTTCGATTATCGTCGTCGCCGTCGGTTATTCGAGCGGCGTCCAATGGAGCGCTCTCGCTATCGCTGCGATTTTCCTTTTCCTCACTTGGCTTTCGTTTAAGGTCGGCATTCGCAATCTCTTTGTCCACGGTGTCCTCGCTATTGTCGCTTGGTTCTGCTTTGTGCAAAGCGGTGTGCACCCGACAATCTGCGGTGTGATTATCGGTCTTTTGACTCCGGTGACTCCGATGGTTGCGAAGACTTATATGGATCGTTTGATTGTAACGGTCGGCGATGCGGTCAAAGAAAACCGCCCGATGACCAATGATCAACGCAAAGAAGTTTTGGATATGCTCGAACGCACTTCGCGCGAAAGCGGTTCTTTGCAAGGCCGTTTGAATACGCATTTGCAACCGTGGGTGAACTTTGTGATTATGCCGCTCTTCGCTTTGGCAAACGCCGGCGTTGTCATCGAACCGAAAGCGATTAGTGCGGTAACTTTCTCTGTCGCTCTCGGTCTTTTAATCGGTAAACCTCTCGGCATTTTCCTCGTTTCGTTTGCAGCGATTAAGGCAAAAATTTGCCGTCTTCCGAATGGCGTCAACTGGCGCATTCTTCTCGGCGGTGGAATGCTCGCGGGTATCGGCTTTACGATGTCGCTCTTTGTCGCAAGCCTTGCCTTTGACGATCCGGCTCACGCCCACTTCCTCGCTGCGGCAAAAGTCGGAATTCTTTCGGGAAGTTTCGCTTCAGCAATTCTCGGCGTCATTTATATGAAGCTGATTTCTAAGCCCTCTGCCGCTGCCGAAGTTCCTGCAGGCCCGACAGAATAA
- a CDS encoding ribose-phosphate diphosphokinase: MQDRFIVTGTFTDDPFAIDMAQYIGLREDISDTVSLKTYANTEFCPRYMLDVFDDENIGKRLKGKIVLICSSTTHEWSRNDLAMRACILARAAKENGAESVVLIEPDLFYSAQDRGAHRVGDLEKDRPVSDLKKFDGQPFTALLYAQLLKASGVDAVVTVHNHSVKVQNLYSEIFGGHFHNMIPTEVYAHYIKTSNFVQTGKDGDNLVIVAPDKGATPFVNAMFDALQLSKCKRVIMSKVRTGEREVSMSLSPDSEVQLDYLKGKDVIVFDDMVRTGSTIVRCCDYLKTGKPNRVCFCVSHFNSSPEAREKLNSPAIDEILTTNTLPDIMNRDCQGRLRHKLTVLKIAKWMSRYVMRLYGEDDGRYDKNFYKVDMSSKNPRWPPPHMY, translated from the coding sequence ATGCAAGATCGATTCATAGTTACAGGAACCTTTACGGATGATCCGTTTGCTATTGACATGGCTCAATACATCGGACTCCGCGAAGACATCTCCGATACCGTTTCGCTCAAGACCTACGCGAATACCGAATTCTGCCCGCGTTACATGCTCGACGTTTTCGACGACGAAAACATCGGTAAGCGCTTAAAAGGCAAAATCGTTCTTATCTGCTCTTCGACAACTCACGAGTGGAGCCGCAACGATTTAGCTATGCGCGCTTGCATTTTGGCACGTGCCGCCAAAGAAAACGGAGCCGAAAGCGTTGTTTTAATTGAACCGGATTTGTTCTACAGTGCACAAGACCGCGGCGCTCATCGCGTCGGCGATTTAGAAAAAGACCGCCCCGTTTCGGATTTGAAAAAATTCGACGGTCAGCCGTTTACCGCATTACTTTATGCGCAGCTTTTGAAGGCTTCGGGAGTCGATGCAGTCGTTACCGTGCACAATCACTCGGTCAAAGTTCAGAATCTTTACAGCGAAATTTTTGGCGGACACTTCCACAATATGATTCCGACGGAAGTGTATGCCCATTATATTAAGACTTCGAATTTCGTGCAAACCGGAAAAGATGGCGATAACCTCGTCATCGTCGCCCCCGATAAAGGTGCAACTCCGTTTGTAAACGCGATGTTCGATGCGCTCCAACTCTCAAAATGCAAACGCGTGATTATGAGCAAGGTGCGTACAGGCGAACGCGAAGTCAGCATGTCGCTTTCTCCGGATAGCGAAGTGCAGCTGGATTATTTAAAAGGCAAAGATGTCATCGTCTTCGACGATATGGTTCGCACCGGTTCGACGATTGTTCGCTGCTGCGATTACTTGAAAACAGGAAAACCCAACCGCGTTTGTTTCTGCGTTTCGCATTTCAATTCGAGCCCAGAAGCCCGCGAAAAGTTGAACAGCCCTGCTATCGACGAAATTTTGACGACGAACACTCTCCCGGATATTATGAACCGCGACTGCCAAGGTCGTTTGCGTCATAAGCTCACCGTTTTGAAAATCGCCAAGTGGATGTCGCGTTATGTAATGCGTCTCTATGGTGAAGATGACGGTCGCTATGACAAAAACTTCTACAAGGTCGATATGAGTTCAAAGAACCCGCGTTGGCCGCCTCCGCACATGTATTGA
- a CDS encoding ATP-dependent nuclease, whose protein sequence is MRVIQKSRRNQKLFPSSLLDFVYFKIMEALQLKSITIRNLRSIREETFPLSDFTALIGYNNAGKTNILMGIRWLLYRSSLNNSYFDNPDIPVEAEGLFGGISPAILEKLEPEQRELLAPFLKNGELRVQRSQRVPGENAADVEFWVLDWDAAKGKGEWVKAPFGFEETFSRIFPPPIQIWDFEGDKAFAKLLNEIFKPLERRLGKEFNELIQKFSALLDAHSDSRAEEFALFERGLNQKLRPLFPSVNVRLDIQAPTLNAFLSTAQLNVLDEDDGFERDIQSMGAGSKRAIQMALVRYLDEVKKHHNNHYLSRTLLLIDSPELFLHPQAVELVRVALKNLSHEGYQVVFATHSAQMVTSEDVSTSLLIRKNKERGTFMRRRMEDAVHSVITDAQAQLQMLFSLSNSNELLFADYVLLTEGKTEWRVLPTLFEKMTGLSFALIRCALVHQGGVSNTRKSMQVLAAMDLPVRAIVDLDYAFNNAQQDGFLAKDDPDIDFCKSLFRELSLQEHIRLIHGIPVSKKSRISASEAYAMMAALPEARKPLENIHNKLAKVGIWVWTRGAIEQHLGLDGKNEHVWHQFVERVHREDPHHFLPDYDNIHSLCEWIIDGANLN, encoded by the coding sequence TTGCGTGTAATCCAAAAATCCCGCAGAAACCAAAAACTTTTTCCGTCTTCGCTTCTCGATTTTGTTTACTTTAAAATCATGGAAGCGTTGCAATTAAAATCGATTACCATTCGAAATCTCCGCTCAATCCGAGAGGAGACATTTCCGCTGAGCGATTTTACCGCTCTCATCGGCTACAATAATGCGGGCAAAACGAATATTCTCATGGGAATTCGTTGGCTTTTGTATCGCTCTTCTCTCAACAATTCTTACTTTGATAATCCAGATATTCCTGTCGAAGCCGAAGGTCTTTTCGGCGGAATTTCGCCCGCGATTTTAGAAAAACTCGAACCCGAACAGCGCGAACTTCTAGCGCCATTTTTAAAAAACGGTGAATTGCGCGTGCAACGTTCGCAGCGCGTCCCCGGCGAAAACGCAGCCGATGTTGAATTTTGGGTTCTCGATTGGGACGCCGCCAAAGGAAAAGGCGAATGGGTAAAAGCTCCATTTGGATTTGAAGAAACATTTTCTCGCATTTTTCCGCCGCCCATTCAGATTTGGGATTTTGAAGGCGATAAAGCATTCGCAAAATTGCTCAATGAAATTTTTAAACCGTTAGAACGTCGCTTGGGCAAAGAATTTAACGAACTCATTCAAAAATTCAGCGCCCTTTTGGATGCGCATAGCGATTCGCGCGCCGAAGAATTTGCATTATTTGAACGCGGGCTCAATCAAAAACTCCGCCCACTTTTTCCCTCTGTCAACGTGCGCTTAGACATTCAAGCGCCGACTCTCAACGCATTTCTTTCGACGGCGCAGCTCAACGTCCTCGACGAAGATGACGGCTTTGAACGCGACATTCAATCGATGGGCGCAGGCTCAAAACGCGCCATCCAAATGGCGCTTGTGCGTTACTTGGACGAAGTAAAAAAGCATCACAACAATCATTACCTCAGCCGCACACTTCTTTTAATCGATTCACCCGAATTATTTTTGCATCCGCAAGCCGTTGAACTTGTCCGCGTCGCCCTCAAAAATCTTTCGCACGAAGGTTATCAAGTCGTCTTTGCAACGCATTCCGCACAAATGGTTACGAGCGAAGATGTGAGCACTTCTCTTCTCATCCGAAAGAATAAAGAACGCGGAACCTTTATGCGCCGCCGTATGGAAGACGCTGTGCATTCTGTCATTACCGATGCGCAAGCGCAGCTGCAAATGCTTTTCTCCCTTTCGAATTCCAACGAGCTTTTATTCGCCGATTACGTGCTTTTAACCGAAGGCAAAACCGAATGGCGCGTTCTCCCGACTCTTTTTGAAAAAATGACGGGACTTTCGTTTGCGCTCATTCGCTGTGCGTTGGTGCATCAAGGCGGCGTAAGCAATACGCGAAAAAGTATGCAAGTATTAGCGGCGATGGATTTACCGGTCCGCGCCATCGTCGATTTGGATTATGCATTTAACAATGCGCAACAAGACGGATTCTTAGCCAAAGATGATCCCGATATCGATTTTTGCAAATCGCTTTTCCGCGAACTTTCTTTGCAAGAACATATTCGTCTAATTCACGGCATTCCGGTGAGCAAAAAATCGCGCATCTCGGCAAGTGAAGCTTACGCGATGATGGCAGCCCTCCCCGAAGCGCGGAAACCGTTAGAAAATATTCACAATAAATTGGCAAAGGTCGGCATTTGGGTCTGGACCCGCGGAGCCATTGAACAGCATTTAGGATTAGATGGGAAAAATGAACATGTGTGGCATCAATTTGTCGAACGCGTTCACCGCGAAGATCCGCATCATTTCCTTCCCGATTACGATAACATCCATTCTCTCTGCGAGTGGATTATCGACGGCGCCAATTTAAATTAG
- a CDS encoding HD-GYP domain-containing protein yields the protein MGNLVIKRYLGLCGLIAFGLIFNRIFAELTLHFHLPLYLDSIGTIFVAALGGFCPGAIVGFLTNFIGGIVDSSTFYYGTINFLIAVCTGIAARFGAFESIRRLPILLLFLMILSIPGSLFSYFLYHFEIAENVVSPITQDLHSRGLPIVLAQILADYLTEVPDKTISVLVAYTLYQLTPKKIFHFFDMSSGRIILGNPKFHSGKESLRHQVSVFLAFACLASVFVATAVGYKIFTETKQQEFTLLSHSVNHLISDAIQKTDSASVEKYIAELEEKYPQIAAVTWNRPPMENSSVVCDEGAFTVCTRFSSEAIQSEVILFCTKIFSTLSGLLLCIVFAAILFANQRVVYPIQEITAEMENFEYDSKVGRKKSIASICALPMQTGNEIENLHKSIIKAVEEIDHYITKSKEQSDLIAALQMNIITTLSNLVETRDETTGGHVQRTANYAKIIARQLQKDGVEKEIDDKFVDTIYVAAPLHDIGKIRVSDMILNKPGKLTVEEFDQMKLHSVFGRDMLAAASKNLGDSDYLQMAKEIAYSHHEWWDGSRGYPEKLKGKEIPLSARIMAVADVFDALVSVRPYKNAFSLNEAMKIIAGESGTHFDPDVVNAFLKNRPLIERMLKRS from the coding sequence ATGGGAAATCTTGTCATTAAGCGTTATCTTGGACTTTGCGGGCTGATTGCTTTTGGCTTGATTTTTAATCGCATTTTTGCAGAATTGACTCTGCATTTTCATTTGCCGCTGTATTTGGATTCGATTGGGACAATTTTTGTGGCGGCTTTGGGAGGCTTTTGCCCCGGTGCGATTGTCGGATTTTTGACGAATTTTATCGGGGGCATCGTTGATTCTTCGACATTTTATTATGGAACGATCAATTTTTTAATCGCCGTTTGTACGGGAATTGCGGCGCGCTTTGGCGCCTTTGAAAGCATTCGCCGGCTGCCGATTCTTTTGCTCTTCCTCATGATTTTAAGTATTCCGGGCTCGCTATTTTCGTATTTCCTTTATCATTTTGAAATTGCGGAAAATGTGGTTTCACCGATTACGCAGGATTTGCATAGTCGCGGCCTTCCGATTGTTCTTGCGCAAATTCTCGCGGACTATTTGACCGAAGTTCCGGATAAAACGATTTCTGTTCTCGTCGCGTACACGCTTTATCAATTGACGCCGAAGAAAATTTTTCACTTTTTTGATATGAGTTCGGGCCGAATCATTCTCGGAAATCCGAAATTTCATTCGGGGAAGGAATCGCTCCGGCATCAAGTGAGCGTGTTTTTAGCGTTTGCATGTTTGGCTTCGGTTTTTGTTGCGACGGCTGTGGGCTATAAAATTTTTACGGAAACGAAACAGCAAGAATTTACTTTGCTTTCGCATTCGGTAAATCATCTTATTTCGGATGCGATTCAGAAAACGGATTCGGCGTCAGTTGAAAAATACATTGCGGAATTAGAAGAAAAATATCCGCAAATTGCTGCGGTGACATGGAATCGTCCGCCGATGGAAAATTCGTCGGTTGTCTGCGATGAAGGCGCATTTACGGTTTGCACGCGGTTTAGTTCCGAAGCGATTCAAAGTGAAGTGATTCTTTTTTGCACAAAAATTTTCTCTACATTATCCGGACTTTTGCTCTGCATTGTTTTTGCGGCGATTCTCTTTGCCAATCAGCGGGTCGTTTATCCGATTCAAGAAATCACAGCGGAAATGGAAAATTTTGAATACGATAGCAAAGTCGGGCGTAAAAAATCCATTGCGAGCATTTGCGCGCTCCCGATGCAAACGGGAAATGAAATTGAAAATTTGCACAAGTCAATTATTAAAGCAGTTGAAGAAATCGATCATTACATTACAAAATCCAAGGAACAATCCGATTTGATTGCAGCGTTACAGATGAATATCATTACGACTCTCAGCAACTTGGTCGAAACGCGAGACGAAACGACGGGCGGTCATGTGCAACGGACGGCGAATTACGCAAAAATCATCGCGCGGCAGTTACAGAAAGACGGCGTTGAAAAAGAAATTGATGATAAATTTGTCGATACAATTTACGTGGCGGCGCCTCTTCACGATATCGGAAAAATCCGCGTGTCCGATATGATTTTAAATAAACCGGGAAAACTCACCGTCGAAGAATTTGATCAGATGAAATTGCATTCGGTTTTTGGTCGCGATATGTTGGCTGCGGCATCCAAAAATTTGGGCGATTCGGATTATTTGCAAATGGCGAAGGAAATCGCTTACAGTCATCACGAATGGTGGGACGGTTCTCGCGGTTATCCGGAAAAATTAAAGGGCAAAGAAATTCCGCTTTCGGCGCGGATTATGGCAGTTGCCGATGTGTTTGACGCTTTAGTGTCGGTGCGTCCGTATAAAAATGCGTTCTCTCTCAACGAAGCGATGAAAATTATCGCAGGGGAAAGTGGAACGCATTTTGATCCCGATGTGGTAAATGCTTTCTTGAAAAATCGTCCGCTTATCGAACGGATGTTAAAGCGTTCGTGA
- a CDS encoding potassium channel family protein — protein sequence MAKKQFIIIGLGNTGIFLSKHLTSLGNEVLAVDNTPEKVQDITPSVAQAVVADSTRKQQLAALPVTKVDAVISCIGADLEASLLTILNLRELGVKHIIAKSSSSQHTSILERFGVSDIFQPERDMAISLAERLTHPNMLDRLPFLDGFSIIEIVCPNKFKGKTLKELALTSKYGIQIIAIRDPLQPKALIGNLADHQLKENDILFVLGPDDVLDDLPD from the coding sequence ATGGCAAAGAAGCAATTCATTATCATCGGTCTCGGGAACACGGGAATTTTTCTTTCGAAGCATTTGACAAGCCTCGGCAACGAAGTGCTTGCCGTGGACAATACTCCCGAAAAAGTTCAAGATATTACGCCAAGCGTCGCCCAAGCTGTCGTCGCCGATTCAACGAGAAAGCAGCAACTGGCTGCGCTTCCGGTGACGAAAGTGGATGCGGTCATTAGCTGCATCGGCGCCGACCTCGAAGCATCTCTCCTCACCATTTTAAATTTGCGCGAACTCGGCGTAAAGCACATCATCGCCAAAAGTTCTAGTTCGCAGCACACTTCGATTTTGGAACGTTTCGGCGTCTCGGACATTTTCCAGCCAGAACGCGACATGGCAATTTCTTTGGCTGAGCGTTTAACGCACCCGAATATGCTCGATCGGTTACCGTTCCTCGATGGATTTTCGATTATCGAAATCGTGTGCCCGAATAAATTCAAAGGCAAAACGTTAAAAGAACTCGCCCTCACTTCGAAATACGGCATTCAAATTATCGCCATCCGCGATCCGCTGCAGCCCAAAGCGCTCATCGGAAATTTGGCCGATCACCAATTAAAAGAAAACGATATTTTGTTTGTGCTCGGACCCGACGACGTTCTCGACGATTTGCCGGATTAA